A part of Campylobacter concisus genomic DNA contains:
- a CDS encoding aminotransferase, with amino-acid sequence MLNLDEIQKNIILKPGVHYFDFAASGLAYEPVEREIADALKTYANTHSDSSSSAIITQRHYEDARESLKKLLGVDERFCLIACGQGATAAIKKFQELLGIYLPPATRSAIGEANLRAAQLPLVLVSPYEHHSNELSFREGLCDYLRVPLSESGEIDLLALERILKINTGRRIIGSFSAASNVTGVVSDYKKISELIRAAGGIIAFDCAALSSHANLDCNYFDAIFLSPHKLLGGVASCGLLAIKKELLNSDVPTFAAGGTVAYASREGHVFLKNPEQLEEGGTPPIIGLMRANLAYALRNEVGFEQIKSDEDELARLFESELAGIDEIINYAPKGAPRLPIISFNVRGVSAYDFAASLSNDFGIQTRAGVMCAGPYAHDLLGIKEGRMPESKPGFVRVSLHYTHTEQDVLYLAGAIKSCIKKHRELWGEEKAMYEMFGGKIF; translated from the coding sequence ATGCTAAATTTAGACGAAATACAAAAAAATATCATCCTAAAACCGGGCGTGCATTATTTTGATTTCGCGGCTTCGGGGCTTGCTTATGAGCCCGTAGAGCGCGAGATAGCAGACGCCCTCAAAACCTACGCCAACACCCACTCTGACAGCAGCTCCAGCGCCATCATCACGCAGCGTCACTACGAGGACGCGAGAGAGAGCTTAAAAAAGCTACTGGGGGTTGACGAGCGGTTTTGTCTCATCGCCTGCGGACAGGGTGCGACGGCCGCGATCAAGAAATTTCAGGAGCTGCTTGGCATCTACTTGCCGCCTGCAACCAGAAGCGCAATCGGCGAGGCAAATTTACGCGCCGCGCAGCTTCCGCTCGTGCTCGTTTCGCCCTACGAACACCACTCAAACGAGCTTAGCTTTCGCGAGGGGCTTTGCGACTACCTGCGCGTGCCGCTTAGCGAATCGGGCGAGATCGATCTGCTCGCGCTTGAGCGCATCTTGAAGATTAATACAGGGCGCCGTATCATCGGCTCGTTTAGCGCAGCCTCAAACGTCACGGGCGTCGTCAGTGATTATAAAAAGATCAGCGAGCTAATCAGGGCTGCGGGCGGCATCATCGCCTTTGACTGCGCGGCGCTGAGCTCACACGCAAATTTAGACTGCAATTACTTCGACGCTATTTTTCTCTCGCCGCATAAGTTACTCGGCGGAGTCGCAAGCTGCGGGCTTTTGGCGATCAAAAAGGAGCTACTTAACAGCGATGTGCCGACCTTTGCCGCGGGCGGAACAGTCGCCTACGCTAGCCGCGAAGGGCACGTGTTTTTAAAAAATCCCGAGCAGCTAGAAGAAGGCGGTACGCCGCCCATAATCGGGCTTATGCGGGCAAATTTGGCATATGCGCTGCGAAACGAGGTGGGCTTCGAGCAAATAAAAAGCGACGAGGACGAGCTAGCGCGACTCTTTGAGAGCGAGCTAGCAGGCATTGACGAGATCATAAACTACGCTCCAAAGGGCGCGCCGCGGCTGCCGATAATTTCCTTTAACGTGCGCGGCGTCTCGGCGTATGATTTCGCCGCGAGCCTAAGTAACGACTTCGGTATCCAGACGCGCGCGGGCGTGATGTGCGCGGGGCCGTACGCTCACGATCTGCTGGGTATCAAGGAGGGGCGCATGCCTGAGAGCAAGCCCGGCTTCGTACGCGTGAGCCTGCACTACACGCACACCGAGCAAGACGTGCTATATCTCGCGGGCGCGATAAAATCCTGTATCAAAAAGCACCGCGAACTTTGGGGCGAGGAAAAGGCGATGTATGAGATGTTCGGTGGGAAGATTTTTTAA
- a CDS encoding sodium-dependent tyrosine transporter produces MYVKLNDRVYLNKDKITRVKVDSVQDGIRIRFYEGQNQVAKSGRFETEAKAIEWLEKNFINK; encoded by the coding sequence ATGTACGTAAAACTAAACGATAGGGTCTATCTAAACAAAGACAAGATCACTAGAGTAAAGGTAGATAGCGTCCAAGACGGTATCAGGATTCGCTTCTACGAGGGGCAGAATCAGGTCGCTAAAAGCGGACGCTTCGAAACTGAGGCAAAAGCTATCGAGTGGCTAGAAAAAAATTTTATAAATAAATAA
- a CDS encoding ABC transporter permease — translation MDFLLNGFLEAFRLLFSGDEETYSAIRATLYTSSVSIFFAILVGFPLGFTLGFYDFKGRRILRLLSDTALAMPTVAIGLILYAFITRNGPFGEFGLLFTLKAVMLGQFVLALPIIISLSASVVENMDKKHYLTILNLRLSAPRLVGCVLYELRYALMVVVATAYGRIVAEVGVAMMIGGNIKYFTRTITTAVSLETNKGEFAMGIALALVLIFIAFAVNLAIHALKRLDR, via the coding sequence TTGGACTTTCTACTAAACGGATTCTTAGAGGCCTTTAGGCTGCTTTTTAGCGGCGATGAGGAAACGTATTCGGCGATCAGGGCGACGCTTTACACTTCGAGCGTTTCGATATTTTTTGCGATTTTAGTCGGTTTTCCGCTAGGCTTTACGCTGGGATTTTACGATTTTAAAGGGCGCAGGATTTTGAGACTGCTCAGCGATACGGCGCTTGCGATGCCCACCGTTGCGATCGGACTTATTTTGTATGCATTTATCACGCGAAACGGCCCGTTTGGCGAGTTTGGGCTGCTTTTTACGCTAAAGGCCGTGATGCTGGGGCAGTTTGTGCTAGCACTACCTATCATCATCTCGCTAAGCGCTAGCGTCGTGGAAAATATGGACAAAAAACACTATCTAACGATCTTAAATTTACGCCTGAGCGCGCCGCGGCTAGTGGGCTGCGTGCTTTACGAGCTAAGGTATGCTCTGATGGTGGTCGTAGCGACGGCGTACGGGCGTATCGTGGCCGAGGTCGGCGTGGCGATGATGATCGGCGGAAATATCAAATATTTTACCCGCACGATCACGACTGCAGTGTCGCTGGAGACGAACAAAGGCGAGTTTGCCATGGGTATCGCGCTGGCTTTGGTGCTCATCTTTATTGCGTTTGCCGTAAATTTGGCGATACACGCGCTAAAAAGGCTTGACCGATGA
- a CDS encoding helicase, translating into MVNIIIGSTQKPLASEELKKYFQMESDLEGYLYIGYPIIGTVEGAYPIDALWISKKKGLVIFNLVENKNIEGYEEIQDDCANKVESKLKGYKQLVKKRQLCVDINVITFAPFIELLTDYNKDYPLCNINTMTKCISEVEWKDQEYYNDLVSVLQAISTIRKGKKRKEVLSANSKGAKLKTLEDSIANLDNRQSQAVIETVEGVQRIRGLAGSGKTIVLALKAAYLHAQHPDWKIAITFNTRSLKGQLRRLINTFYIEQTNEEPDWDNLQIMHAWGSSGGGDNNGIYYTFCALNNVQYRDYRTARNRFGSLDPFGETCEKALNEVKSNVMEIFDAVLVDEAQDFSPSFLRMCYEMSKNPKRLVYAYDELQNLRTQSLPSPEEIFGNFENGTPKVKFYAPEEGKPQQDIILEKCYRNSRPALVTAHALGFGIYRENETNSKTGLVQMFEQHSLWGDVGYEVKEGTLEDGKHVILARTASSSPEFLEKHSDIDDLIIFKSFKSQEEQNEWVAQQIKTNLEEDELRTDDIIVINPDPLTTKVNVAPIRAMLFEKNINSHTAGVDTTPDIFFAENNDSVAFTGIYRAKGNEAAMVYVINAESCYDSYYDLAKKRNQLFTAITRSKAWVRVLGVGEDMDKLIDEYKKIKSHNYTLDFIYPDKSQREKMNIVNRDMSAAEKNRVQKSKINIENLVTELENGEIFLEDLGEVQIARLKKLLKRGEQF; encoded by the coding sequence ATGGTAAATATAATTATTGGGTCAACGCAAAAACCATTAGCCAGTGAAGAATTAAAAAAATATTTTCAAATGGAGAGTGACTTAGAAGGATATCTATATATTGGATACCCAATAATAGGAACTGTAGAGGGGGCGTATCCTATAGATGCATTATGGATCTCTAAAAAAAAGGGATTGGTTATTTTTAATTTAGTTGAAAATAAGAATATTGAAGGTTATGAAGAAATCCAGGATGACTGTGCTAATAAAGTTGAATCCAAATTAAAAGGATACAAACAATTGGTGAAAAAAAGGCAATTGTGTGTTGATATAAATGTGATAACTTTTGCTCCATTTATTGAATTGCTAACAGACTATAATAAGGACTATCCTTTATGTAATATTAATACCATGACAAAATGTATTTCAGAGGTGGAATGGAAAGACCAAGAGTATTATAATGATTTAGTTTCAGTTCTACAAGCAATTTCAACCATTAGAAAAGGGAAGAAGAGAAAAGAGGTTTTAAGTGCTAATTCCAAGGGTGCTAAGCTAAAGACACTGGAGGACTCTATTGCTAATTTAGATAACAGACAGAGTCAAGCGGTAATAGAAACTGTTGAGGGGGTGCAAAGGATACGCGGATTAGCTGGATCGGGGAAAACAATAGTACTTGCATTAAAAGCAGCTTATTTGCATGCTCAGCATCCTGACTGGAAGATAGCCATTACATTTAATACAAGATCGTTAAAAGGGCAACTTAGACGATTAATTAATACATTTTATATAGAACAAACAAACGAAGAACCCGATTGGGATAATTTGCAAATTATGCATGCATGGGGTTCTTCTGGCGGCGGAGATAATAATGGGATATACTATACTTTTTGTGCTTTAAACAATGTGCAATATAGAGATTATAGAACAGCGAGAAATAGGTTTGGCTCATTAGATCCATTTGGAGAAACATGTGAAAAAGCATTAAATGAAGTAAAATCGAATGTTATGGAGATATTTGATGCTGTGTTGGTTGATGAAGCGCAAGATTTTTCGCCGAGCTTTTTGAGGATGTGTTATGAGATGTCAAAGAATCCTAAAAGATTGGTTTACGCATACGATGAGTTGCAAAATTTAAGAACACAGTCTCTACCGTCACCGGAAGAGATATTTGGTAATTTTGAAAACGGAACACCGAAAGTTAAATTTTATGCCCCTGAGGAAGGAAAACCACAACAGGATATTATTCTTGAAAAGTGCTATAGAAATTCAAGACCTGCATTGGTGACAGCCCATGCACTAGGCTTTGGCATATATAGAGAGAACGAGACAAATTCAAAAACAGGTTTGGTACAAATGTTTGAGCAGCATTCCTTATGGGGGGATGTTGGATACGAGGTAAAAGAAGGAACTTTAGAAGATGGAAAGCATGTTATTTTGGCAAGAACTGCATCAAGTAGTCCCGAATTCTTAGAAAAGCATTCTGATATCGATGATTTAATTATATTTAAGTCTTTTAAAAGTCAAGAAGAACAGAATGAATGGGTTGCTCAACAAATAAAGACTAATTTAGAAGAAGATGAATTAAGGACAGATGATATTATTGTAATTAACCCTGATCCGTTGACTACAAAAGTAAATGTAGCCCCTATTCGAGCTATGCTTTTTGAAAAAAATATCAATTCTCATACAGCTGGAGTAGATACTACACCAGATATATTTTTTGCAGAAAACAATGACTCAGTGGCATTTACTGGTATTTATAGAGCTAAAGGAAATGAGGCAGCTATGGTATATGTTATAAATGCTGAATCTTGTTATGATTCTTATTATGACTTAGCTAAGAAAAGGAATCAGTTATTTACAGCTATAACAAGAAGTAAAGCCTGGGTAAGAGTTTTAGGTGTTGGAGAAGATATGGATAAATTAATTGATGAATATAAAAAAATAAAGTCTCACAATTATACTTTGGATTTTATTTATCCAGATAAATCTCAAAGAGAAAAAATGAACATAGTTAATCGTGATATGAGTGCAGCAGAAAAGAATAGAGTTCAGAAAAGCAAAATAAATATAGAAAATTTAGTTACGGAGCTTGAAAACGGGGAAATTTTCTTGGAAGACTTGGGAGAAGTACAGATTGCTCGCCTAAAAAAATTGTTGAAAAGAGGTGAGCAGTTCTAA
- a CDS encoding tungsten ABC transporter substrate-binding protein, protein MKKVILGSLIASVLAFAGDSELIMATTTSTDNTGLLDAIYPAYKAKTGVDIKWTAVGTGAALKLGENCDADILFVHSPKVEKEFVEKGFGVERKPVMYNDFVVIADKSIADKFKGKDIKESFELIKKENIKFFSRGDKSGTDNKEKGIWKKIIGEVPEKDRWYMQTGQGMLATINTAAEQKGVTFTDRGTYIKYEDTKKGAPEMVIINEGDNDLKNFYSLIAVNPKHCAKADIENANKFIEWATSEEGQKFIGDFKLLDKPLFTPDANTRKN, encoded by the coding sequence ATGAAAAAAGTAATATTAGGCTCGCTAATCGCGAGCGTTTTGGCGTTCGCGGGCGATAGCGAACTCATCATGGCAACCACGACCAGCACCGATAATACGGGCCTACTAGATGCGATCTATCCTGCGTACAAGGCAAAAACAGGCGTCGATATCAAATGGACTGCCGTAGGCACGGGAGCAGCTTTAAAACTAGGCGAAAACTGCGATGCGGACATACTTTTCGTGCATTCGCCAAAAGTTGAGAAAGAATTTGTAGAAAAGGGCTTTGGCGTCGAGAGAAAACCCGTAATGTACAATGACTTCGTCGTCATCGCCGATAAATCTATCGCCGATAAATTTAAAGGCAAAGACATAAAAGAGAGCTTTGAGCTGATCAAAAAAGAGAATATCAAATTTTTCTCTCGCGGCGATAAATCAGGCACCGACAACAAAGAAAAAGGTATCTGGAAAAAAATCATCGGCGAAGTACCTGAAAAAGACCGCTGGTACATGCAAACAGGTCAAGGCATGCTAGCTACCATCAACACTGCAGCCGAGCAAAAGGGCGTGACGTTCACCGACCGCGGCACCTACATCAAGTACGAGGACACCAAAAAGGGCGCGCCTGAGATGGTCATCATCAACGAAGGCGACAACGATCTAAAGAACTTCTACTCGCTAATCGCGGTAAATCCGAAACACTGCGCTAAAGCCGACATCGAAAACGCGAATAAATTTATCGAGTGGGCGACAAGCGAAGAGGGTCAGAAATTTATCGGCGACTTTAAGCTGCTAGATAAGCCGCTTTTCACGCCTGACGCGAATACTCGCAAGAACTAA